The following proteins are encoded in a genomic region of Streptomyces lunaelactis:
- the hemG gene encoding protoporphyrinogen oxidase has product MQRSLHHVDTPTGHVVVIGGGIAGLAAAHRLLASGVRVTLLEATGHLGGKLQAGEIEGAPVDLGAESMLARRPEAVELARAVGLADRLQPPATTSAWVWTRDALRPMPKGHVMGVPGDPAALAGLLSAEGIARIEHERDLPPTELGDDVAVGAYVAERLGREVVDRLVEPLLGGVYAGDAYRISMRAAVPQLFEAARTHESLLEGVREIQAQAARQHAAGPAKNNSIFLGIEGGVGQLPRAVADAVRAQGGEILTETPVLGLTRTAGGWQIRTDQRVIAADGVVLATPAWSASALLAAESPAAAAELGRVEYASMALVTMAFRRADLAGMPEGSGFLVPPVDGRTIKASTFSTRKWGWVDKGSDGLFVLRTSIGRYGEEEHLHREDAELVGVSLRELGEATGLAAAPVATEVTRWIGGIPQYPVGHLTRVARIRDEVAKLPGLRVCGAAYDGVGIPACIASAQRAADEIIATSTLVRGTGDDAGE; this is encoded by the coding sequence ATGCAGCGTTCTCTCCACCACGTGGACACACCTACGGGTCACGTCGTCGTCATCGGAGGCGGCATCGCAGGTCTCGCGGCCGCGCACCGGCTGCTCGCCTCCGGTGTGCGCGTCACCCTCCTCGAGGCCACCGGCCATCTCGGCGGCAAGCTGCAGGCCGGCGAGATCGAGGGCGCCCCCGTCGACCTCGGCGCCGAGTCGATGCTCGCCCGCAGGCCCGAGGCGGTCGAACTCGCCCGTGCCGTCGGTCTGGCCGACCGGCTCCAGCCGCCGGCCACCACGAGCGCCTGGGTCTGGACGCGCGACGCGCTGCGCCCGATGCCCAAGGGCCATGTGATGGGTGTGCCCGGCGACCCGGCGGCGCTCGCCGGACTGCTCTCCGCCGAAGGCATCGCCCGCATCGAGCACGAGAGGGACCTCCCGCCCACCGAGCTCGGCGACGACGTCGCGGTCGGTGCGTACGTCGCCGAACGGCTAGGCCGCGAGGTCGTCGACCGGCTGGTGGAGCCGCTGCTCGGCGGGGTGTACGCGGGTGACGCCTACCGCATCTCGATGCGCGCCGCGGTCCCCCAGCTCTTCGAGGCGGCGAGGACCCATGAGTCGCTGCTCGAAGGCGTACGGGAGATCCAGGCGCAGGCCGCTCGGCAGCACGCCGCGGGGCCCGCCAAAAACAATTCAATCTTCCTGGGCATCGAAGGCGGTGTGGGGCAGCTGCCGCGCGCAGTCGCCGACGCCGTACGCGCCCAGGGCGGCGAGATCCTCACCGAGACGCCCGTCCTCGGGCTGACCCGTACCGCCGGGGGCTGGCAGATCCGCACCGACCAGCGCGTGATCGCCGCCGACGGCGTGGTGCTGGCGACACCGGCCTGGTCCGCCTCCGCGCTGCTCGCCGCCGAGTCACCGGCCGCCGCGGCGGAGCTCGGCCGGGTCGAGTACGCCTCCATGGCCCTGGTCACCATGGCCTTCCGCCGCGCCGACCTCGCCGGTATGCCGGAGGGCAGCGGCTTCCTGGTGCCACCGGTGGACGGCCGCACCATCAAGGCGTCCACCTTCTCCACCCGCAAGTGGGGCTGGGTCGACAAGGGTTCCGACGGCCTCTTCGTGCTGCGCACCTCCATCGGGCGCTACGGCGAGGAGGAGCATCTGCACCGCGAGGACGCCGAGCTCGTCGGCGTATCGCTGCGGGAGCTCGGCGAGGCGACCGGACTCGCGGCCGCACCCGTGGCCACCGAGGTGACCCGCTGGATCGGCGGAATCCCGCAGTACCCCGTCGGGCATCTGACGCGCGTCGCCAGGATCCGCGACGAGGTCGCCAAGCTGCCCGGACTGCGGGTCTGCGGAGCGGCGTACGACGGTGTCGGCATCCCCGCCTGCATCGCGAGCGCGCAGCGCGCGGCCGACGAGATCATCGCCACGTCCACCCTGGTGCGGGGCACCGGGGACGACGCGGGAGAATAG
- a CDS encoding PIG-L deacetylase family protein: MPVPSLLAVFAHPDDESLSAGGVLARHAAAGARTAVVTTTWAADTSRAAELAEALRILSAGEPRMLGYADARVPQSAPGRMRFCDAPLDETVRRLVAHIREFRPDIMITHDAYGGLTGHPDHVHTHRVTMLAAQAAGLGPLYPDAGAPWQPRALYLATHPHSAVPGLRGVIGARKAVYSVPDEQVTATVDVGPWIEQKIAAVLAHRSEVKRGALPGVIASLPPNARERLFATEWYIRHAPITAASAQTELTA; encoded by the coding sequence ATGCCCGTGCCGAGCCTGCTCGCGGTCTTCGCCCACCCGGACGACGAGTCGTTGTCGGCAGGCGGAGTGCTCGCCCGTCACGCAGCTGCGGGCGCGCGTACCGCAGTGGTAACGACGACCTGGGCTGCGGACACCTCACGGGCTGCGGAGTTGGCCGAGGCGCTGCGAATCCTCAGCGCCGGCGAGCCGCGAATGCTCGGTTACGCCGATGCGCGTGTACCGCAGTCGGCCCCGGGCCGCATGCGGTTCTGCGATGCGCCGCTCGACGAGACAGTGCGGCGGTTGGTGGCACACATCCGTGAATTCCGCCCGGACATCATGATCACCCATGACGCCTACGGCGGGCTGACCGGCCACCCGGATCACGTGCACACCCATCGGGTGACCATGCTCGCTGCCCAAGCGGCCGGGCTTGGGCCGCTCTACCCGGACGCCGGTGCCCCGTGGCAGCCGCGTGCCCTCTACCTGGCCACACACCCGCACTCGGCCGTACCCGGACTAAGAGGCGTGATCGGTGCGCGCAAGGCGGTGTACAGCGTTCCGGACGAACAGGTCACCGCAACTGTCGACGTCGGCCCTTGGATAGAGCAGAAGATCGCCGCGGTACTGGCCCATCGCTCCGAGGTGAAGCGGGGAGCTCTACCTGGGGTGATCGCCAGCCTTCCACCGAACGCACGGGAGCGGCTGTTCGCAACCGAGTGGTACATCCGGCACGCCCCCATTACTGCGGCATCGGCCCAGACGGAACTGACCGCCTGA
- a CDS encoding alpha/beta hydrolase, whose product MRAVAKYGAVASLSSLVLSALVLAPAGGATATTAQSHATIAESHGTAVAAGRAAAAGISFGRCPTSEMLPDSIQCGTVKVPLDYARPAGKQIELTVSRGRATGKPAEHQGAFVYNPGGPGASSMYFPMVSRLPEWERIARAYDIVGYSPRGVGRSAPLSCQNPADFTRAPTLAPVHPSPSYKQERIARAKAYAQGCARNAGPALRHYTSLNNARDLDVLRAALKQKRLTFMGASYGTYFGALYATLFPSHVRRMVFDSAVNPDARGIWYRSNLAQSYAFESRWADFRAWAAKHDRTYDLGATPEEVSRSYEKARAALAHKPAGGKVGPGQLHAAFLATGYSDDFWVPRATALSEYLKGNEKPLIDQAAPDPAGARNAENGNAVYTAVLCNDAPWPTEWEVWDRDNSELALLAPFETWDNAFMNLPCAYWPAPRQQPLEVRTKRGALPPTLILAAERDAATPYEGARELARRLKGAVLITERDAGTHGIGGGANECVNSYLEDYLLRGGTPVRRAECAPHPEPDPVSLDRRAASPRLPRAV is encoded by the coding sequence ATGAGAGCAGTTGCGAAGTACGGGGCCGTGGCAAGCCTCAGTTCCTTGGTCCTGTCCGCACTCGTTCTCGCCCCCGCGGGCGGTGCCACCGCCACCACCGCGCAGTCCCACGCCACCATCGCCGAGTCACACGGCACGGCCGTCGCCGCCGGGCGCGCCGCCGCGGCGGGCATCTCCTTCGGCCGCTGCCCCACGTCCGAGATGCTGCCCGACTCGATCCAGTGCGGCACGGTGAAGGTCCCGCTCGACTACGCGAGGCCCGCCGGCAAACAGATCGAACTGACCGTCAGCCGGGGCAGGGCCACCGGCAAGCCCGCCGAGCACCAGGGCGCGTTCGTCTACAACCCCGGCGGCCCCGGCGCCTCCAGCATGTACTTCCCGATGGTCTCGAGGCTCCCCGAATGGGAGCGGATCGCCCGCGCGTACGACATCGTCGGCTACTCCCCGCGCGGGGTCGGCCGCTCGGCCCCGCTCTCCTGCCAGAACCCGGCCGACTTCACCAGGGCGCCCACCCTCGCCCCCGTGCATCCCTCGCCCTCGTACAAGCAGGAGCGGATCGCGCGGGCGAAGGCGTACGCACAGGGCTGCGCGCGCAACGCCGGTCCCGCGCTGCGCCATTACACCTCGCTCAACAACGCCCGCGACCTCGATGTGCTGCGGGCGGCGCTCAAACAGAAGCGGCTGACCTTCATGGGTGCCTCGTACGGCACGTACTTCGGCGCGCTGTACGCGACCCTGTTCCCGTCCCACGTACGCCGCATGGTCTTCGACTCGGCGGTCAACCCGGACGCGCGGGGTATCTGGTACCGCAGCAACCTCGCCCAGTCCTACGCCTTCGAGAGCCGCTGGGCGGATTTCCGCGCCTGGGCCGCCAAGCACGACAGGACGTACGACCTGGGCGCCACGCCCGAGGAGGTGTCGCGCAGTTACGAGAAGGCGCGCGCCGCTCTCGCCCACAAGCCGGCGGGCGGCAAGGTCGGTCCGGGCCAGCTGCACGCGGCGTTCCTGGCCACCGGCTACTCCGACGACTTCTGGGTACCGCGTGCCACCGCGCTGTCCGAGTATCTGAAGGGCAATGAGAAGCCGCTGATCGACCAGGCGGCGCCGGACCCGGCGGGGGCGCGGAACGCGGAGAACGGCAACGCCGTCTACACCGCCGTCCTGTGCAATGACGCCCCCTGGCCGACGGAGTGGGAGGTGTGGGACCGCGACAACAGCGAGCTCGCGCTCCTGGCGCCGTTCGAGACCTGGGACAACGCCTTCATGAACCTGCCGTGCGCCTACTGGCCCGCGCCCAGGCAGCAGCCGCTGGAGGTGCGTACGAAGCGCGGTGCGCTGCCCCCGACACTGATCCTGGCCGCCGAGCGGGACGCGGCCACGCCGTACGAGGGGGCGCGCGAGCTGGCGCGGCGGCTGAAGGGTGCCGTGCTGATCACGGAGCGGGACGCCGGTACGCACGGCATCGGCGGCGGCGCCAACGAGTGCGTCAACTCATACCTGGAGGACTATCTGCTGCGCGGCGGGACGCCGGTGCGGCGCGCTGAGTGCGCGCCGCACCCGGAGCCGGACCCGGTGTCGCTGGACCGTCGGGCGGCGAGCCCCAGGCTGCCGCGCGCTGTCTGA
- a CDS encoding DUF4142 domain-containing protein, with translation MRRINGTALIIAALVATVGALAFPVWSYADRSGTGQDNLNASTVATQWGPLSATDRDFLIKVRLAGLWELPAGQQAIERAPSKAIKDAGDHLIVGHADLDKRARDVAAKLGVELPNQPTELQQGWLQELSAASGQEYERKFANLLRNAHGKVFALVAQVRHTTRNVLIRQLASDANQTVLDHITMLEATGFVDFDAIANEAAGGATASPTGPPPPSGNLPPAPSPAAPTGDDQSFTSRPSTQPGAPTAINTNRP, from the coding sequence TTGCGGCGCATCAACGGGACAGCACTGATCATCGCGGCACTTGTCGCCACGGTAGGCGCGCTCGCGTTTCCCGTGTGGTCGTACGCGGACCGTTCCGGAACCGGTCAGGACAATCTCAACGCCTCGACCGTGGCCACCCAGTGGGGGCCGCTTTCGGCGACGGACCGCGACTTCCTGATCAAGGTGCGGCTCGCCGGACTCTGGGAGCTGCCCGCAGGACAGCAGGCGATCGAACGCGCGCCGAGCAAGGCGATCAAGGATGCGGGCGACCACCTCATCGTCGGCCACGCCGACCTCGACAAGCGGGCGCGCGATGTGGCGGCGAAGCTCGGCGTGGAGCTGCCGAACCAGCCGACGGAGCTGCAGCAGGGCTGGCTGCAGGAGCTGTCGGCGGCGAGCGGGCAGGAGTACGAGCGGAAGTTCGCGAACCTGCTGCGCAACGCGCACGGGAAGGTCTTCGCGCTGGTCGCCCAGGTCCGGCACACCACCCGGAACGTACTGATCCGGCAGCTCGCTTCCGACGCCAATCAGACGGTCCTGGACCACATCACCATGCTGGAGGCCACCGGATTCGTCGACTTCGACGCCATCGCCAACGAGGCGGCCGGCGGGGCGACGGCCAGCCCGACGGGCCCGCCGCCGCCGAGCGGCAACCTGCCGCCCGCGCCGTCACCCGCGGCGCCGACCGGGGACGACCAGTCCTTCACCTCACGGCCCTCCACCCAGCCGGGGGCACCGACAGCGATCAACACGAACCGCCCGTGA
- a CDS encoding FAD-dependent oxidoreductase — translation MTSPNPARARISIIGAGPGGLTCARILQQHGIAVTVYDRDASPDARNQGGTLDLHADNGQIALSEAGLLDEFFKLARPEGQEMRQMDPTGAITSHKVPGPDELFKPEIDRGQLRDLLLNSLQPGTVRWGRALERISEPAQGAWQLHFADGTTVETDLVIGADGAFSRVRAAVSPAVPEYSGVSFLEACFSDVENSHPDIAELVGQGGAHAADGERGMFAQRNSSNHIRVYIIQRVPAAWNSASGLTPGDTDGIRALLLERYAHWSPRMRQMITDNDGPYVDRPIFALPVPHTWEHNPTVTLLGDAAHLMPPLGVGVNLAMLDASDLALALANAATVDDAIHAYEKTMLPRSIEMAQALEGGADHLLANEVPDFRDDAPQR, via the coding sequence ATGACCTCTCCGAACCCTGCACGCGCCCGGATCAGCATCATCGGAGCCGGCCCCGGCGGGCTGACCTGCGCCCGTATCCTCCAGCAGCACGGCATAGCGGTCACCGTCTACGACCGCGACGCCAGCCCTGACGCGCGCAACCAAGGCGGCACCCTGGACCTGCACGCCGACAACGGCCAGATCGCCCTGAGCGAAGCCGGCCTGCTCGACGAGTTCTTCAAGCTGGCCCGCCCCGAAGGGCAGGAAATGCGCCAGATGGACCCGACGGGCGCGATCACGTCCCACAAGGTCCCGGGGCCCGACGAGCTGTTCAAGCCGGAAATCGACCGCGGTCAGTTGCGCGACCTCCTACTCAACTCACTGCAGCCCGGCACCGTGCGCTGGGGCCGTGCCCTCGAACGCATCAGCGAGCCTGCCCAGGGGGCGTGGCAGCTGCACTTCGCCGACGGCACCACCGTCGAGACCGATCTGGTCATCGGCGCCGACGGCGCCTTCTCCCGAGTGCGCGCGGCCGTGTCCCCCGCCGTCCCCGAATACTCCGGGGTGAGCTTCCTGGAGGCGTGCTTCTCCGACGTCGAGAACAGTCACCCCGACATCGCCGAGCTGGTCGGCCAGGGCGGCGCCCACGCCGCCGACGGCGAGCGCGGCATGTTTGCCCAGCGCAACAGCAGCAACCACATTCGCGTCTACATCATTCAGCGCGTCCCGGCCGCCTGGAACAGCGCGAGCGGCCTGACGCCAGGCGATACCGACGGAATCCGTGCCCTGCTCCTGGAGCGCTACGCCCACTGGTCGCCCCGCATGCGTCAGATGATCACCGACAACGACGGCCCTTACGTCGACCGCCCGATTTTCGCCCTTCCCGTCCCGCACACCTGGGAGCACAACCCGACGGTGACCCTGCTCGGCGACGCCGCCCACCTCATGCCGCCTCTGGGCGTCGGCGTCAACCTCGCCATGCTCGACGCCAGCGACCTCGCTCTCGCTCTCGCGAACGCCGCCACCGTCGACGACGCCATCCACGCCTACGAAAAGACCATGCTCCCGCGCTCGATCGAGATGGCCCAAGCCCTCGAAGGCGGCGCTGACCACCTGCTGGCCAACGAGGTGCCCGACTTCAGGGACGACGCTCCCCAGCGCTGA
- a CDS encoding TIGR04222 domain-containing membrane protein, with the protein MTLLAILVYLAVGTSSIALIVRVSASHRHHPGGGRIHDVYEAAFLSGGPARVVDAALAAMHADGRLAIGGPGIVALRHPLAHDLVERTVLDALAAAPTGALHQLRLTAMRGPAVQEIGDGLAARGLIVPPAQNRGLAVWGGAQGLLCVLALPLSFALTIISFVAAGPAESGTPFIAIVLPALIAGLVIGFMMAGRARRRISTPGRNALRSYQAEFAVAHTPARLVAIHGLRGIPDPALRAQLTAAARVPARGGGRSVPYRSDSSSSDFAAVWCAGAGPGSGCGGSSGGGSGCGGSSGGGSSCGGSSGGGSSCSSSSGGSSCGGGSSSS; encoded by the coding sequence ATGACGCTCCTCGCCATCCTCGTCTACCTCGCTGTCGGCACCTCTTCGATCGCGCTGATCGTCCGGGTGTCCGCATCCCACCGCCACCACCCCGGCGGGGGTCGTATCCACGACGTCTACGAGGCCGCCTTCCTCAGCGGCGGCCCCGCCCGCGTCGTGGACGCCGCGCTCGCCGCCATGCACGCCGACGGCCGGCTCGCCATCGGCGGCCCGGGCATCGTCGCGCTACGGCATCCCCTCGCCCATGACCTCGTCGAGCGGACGGTGCTCGATGCGCTGGCCGCCGCGCCGACCGGGGCTCTGCACCAGCTGCGGCTCACCGCGATGCGCGGCCCCGCCGTACAGGAGATCGGCGACGGGCTCGCCGCACGCGGGCTGATAGTGCCGCCCGCACAGAACCGGGGCCTCGCCGTGTGGGGCGGCGCCCAGGGCCTGCTGTGCGTGCTGGCCCTTCCCCTCTCCTTCGCGCTGACCATCATCAGCTTCGTCGCCGCCGGACCGGCGGAGTCCGGCACGCCGTTCATCGCGATCGTCCTGCCGGCCCTGATCGCGGGCTTGGTGATCGGTTTCATGATGGCGGGCCGCGCCCGTCGCCGGATCAGTACGCCCGGGCGGAACGCACTCCGCTCCTACCAGGCCGAGTTCGCCGTCGCGCACACACCGGCCCGTCTGGTCGCGATCCACGGCCTGCGCGGCATCCCGGATCCCGCGCTCCGGGCGCAGCTGACCGCCGCGGCCCGGGTCCCGGCGCGCGGCGGCGGCCGCTCGGTCCCGTACAGGTCGGACAGTTCATCCTCGGACTTCGCGGCCGTGTGGTGCGCCGGGGCCGGCCCCGGATCCGGCTGCGGAGGCTCCTCCGGCGGCGGGTCCGGTTGTGGCGGCTCCTCCGGCGGCGGGTCGAGCTGCGGAGGCTCTTCCGGAGGAGGCTCCAGCTGCAGCAGTTCATCCGGCGGCTCCAGCTGCGGAGGCGGCAGCAGCAGTTCCTGA
- a CDS encoding TIGR04222 domain-containing membrane protein gives MFWVLFLLAAWTAAGISCARLCHAAVQAARPAPEGQGGKRELSLYEAAFLAGGPHRVMELTLVSMHRRRRLLLAHTGWATVVDPEGEDDLERSVIGAIGPAGQARIAAVRTAASAADAVRALADRLVSAGLAVPDTARSHVASAVRGVQGAAAATVALAATALLMLPQEQGATAPVLAWFALPLVLTLGCLAIARIEVHPYSRWASPDGQRLLGSLSPESDGDERAFLTAVAVRGVGAVDDPDLRAALTGGRTAHRSH, from the coding sequence ATGTTCTGGGTTCTCTTTCTGCTGGCGGCATGGACCGCGGCGGGCATCAGCTGCGCGCGGCTCTGTCACGCCGCCGTCCAAGCCGCCCGCCCCGCCCCCGAAGGACAGGGCGGCAAGCGGGAGTTGAGCCTGTACGAGGCCGCCTTCCTGGCCGGCGGCCCGCACCGGGTCATGGAGCTCACACTCGTCTCGATGCACCGCCGCCGCAGGCTGCTGCTCGCGCACACCGGCTGGGCCACCGTCGTCGACCCGGAGGGCGAGGACGACCTGGAGCGCTCGGTCATCGGCGCGATAGGGCCGGCGGGTCAGGCCCGGATAGCCGCGGTACGGACGGCCGCGTCCGCCGCCGACGCGGTACGGGCCCTCGCAGACCGGCTCGTCAGCGCCGGTCTCGCTGTCCCCGACACCGCCAGATCGCATGTCGCGTCCGCCGTGCGCGGCGTCCAGGGCGCCGCCGCGGCCACCGTCGCGCTGGCGGCCACCGCCCTGCTGATGCTCCCTCAGGAGCAGGGCGCGACCGCCCCGGTACTCGCCTGGTTCGCGCTGCCTCTGGTGCTCACCCTGGGCTGCCTCGCCATCGCACGGATCGAGGTGCATCCGTACAGTCGCTGGGCCTCTCCCGACGGTCAGCGCCTGCTCGGCTCACTCTCGCCGGAGAGCGACGGCGACGAGCGCGCGTTCCTCACCGCGGTCGCCGTCCGGGGTGTCGGCGCCGTCGACGATCCGGACCTGCGGGCGGCGCTCACCGGCGGCCGTACGGCGCATCGGAGTCATTGA
- a CDS encoding DUF692 domain-containing protein: protein MELGIGIGWRPEIADAVDELPGVDWVEVVAENICPGHLPAALTRLRSRGTRIIPHGVSLGLGGADRPCEQRLADLAERATELGAPLVSEHIAFVRAGGVLTASPLLEAGHLLPVPRTWEALKVLCENVRIAQDSLPVPLALENIAALISWPDEELTEGQFLAELVERTGVRLLIDVANLHTNHVNRGEDPSAALDELPVEAIAYVHVAGGIERDGVWHDTHAHPVTQPVLDILTELRSRVSPPGVLLERDDDFPPQAELAAELTTIRRTLAAAGAGTRAVAAGGAGSRTATSREGAAVGHSSPAGRERVALAQAALLSALVAGTPAPEGFDSRRLRVQSRALAAKRADVVAKVAPELPEILGRGYRAAFLAYAKSRPMRDGYRRDALDFAEQLLVAGRPDDDSARRLLTRWWEERAAAQPPRRATRLVRAARAALVRK, encoded by the coding sequence ATGGAACTCGGTATCGGTATCGGCTGGCGTCCGGAGATCGCGGACGCGGTGGACGAACTGCCAGGTGTCGACTGGGTCGAGGTCGTCGCGGAGAACATCTGCCCGGGCCATCTGCCCGCCGCACTCACCCGCCTGCGCTCGCGCGGTACGCGGATCATCCCGCACGGCGTCTCACTGGGCCTGGGCGGCGCGGACCGCCCTTGCGAGCAGCGGCTCGCGGACCTGGCGGAGCGGGCCACAGAGCTGGGTGCGCCGCTGGTGAGCGAGCACATCGCGTTCGTGCGGGCCGGGGGCGTGCTCACGGCGTCTCCGCTGCTGGAGGCGGGTCACCTGCTGCCCGTGCCGCGCACGTGGGAGGCGCTGAAGGTGCTCTGCGAGAACGTCCGCATCGCACAGGACTCGCTGCCGGTGCCGCTGGCACTGGAGAACATCGCGGCGCTGATCTCCTGGCCGGACGAGGAGCTCACGGAGGGCCAGTTCCTGGCGGAGCTGGTCGAGCGCACGGGCGTACGCCTGCTGATCGACGTGGCCAACCTCCACACGAACCATGTCAATCGGGGCGAGGACCCGTCGGCGGCGCTCGACGAGCTCCCGGTCGAGGCGATCGCGTACGTCCATGTGGCGGGCGGCATCGAACGCGACGGCGTCTGGCACGACACCCACGCCCACCCAGTGACCCAGCCGGTCCTGGACATCCTGACGGAGCTCCGCTCCCGGGTGTCGCCCCCGGGGGTGCTGCTGGAACGGGACGACGACTTCCCCCCGCAGGCGGAACTGGCGGCGGAGTTGACGACGATCCGCCGGACACTGGCGGCGGCGGGCGCGGGCACGCGCGCCGTGGCGGCCGGCGGCGCCGGCAGTCGCACGGCCACCAGTAGGGAAGGGGCCGCTGTGGGGCACTCCTCCCCCGCCGGACGCGAGCGCGTCGCGCTGGCCCAGGCCGCCCTCCTCTCCGCGCTCGTCGCCGGCACTCCCGCCCCCGAAGGCTTCGACTCCCGGCGGCTGCGCGTCCAGAGCCGCGCCCTCGCCGCCAAGCGGGCCGACGTCGTCGCCAAGGTCGCGCCCGAGCTGCCCGAGATCCTCGGCCGCGGCTACCGGGCCGCGTTCCTCGCGTACGCCAAGTCCCGCCCCATGCGCGACGGTTACCGTCGCGACGCCCTCGACTTCGCCGAGCAGCTGCTCGTCGCCGGGCGCCCCGACGACGACAGCGCCCGCCGTCTGCTGACCCGCTGGTGGGAAGAGCGCGCCGCCGCGCAGCCGCCGCGCCGGGCCACCCGTCTCGTACGCGCGGCCCGCGCCGCGCTCGTCAGGAAGTGA
- the hemQ gene encoding hydrogen peroxide-dependent heme synthase: MTAPEKIPNAGKKAKDLNEVVRYTLWSVFKLRDLLPEDRAGYADEVQALFDQLAAKDITVRGTYDLSGLRADADVMIWWHAETADELQEAYSLFRRTKLGRALEPVWSNMALHRPAEFNKSHIPAFLADEAPRDYISVYPFVRSYDWYLLPDEDRRRMLADHGKMARGFPDVRANTVASFSLGDYEWLLAFEADELHRIVDLMRHLRASEARMHVREEVPFYTGRRKSVAELVAGLA, from the coding sequence ATGACTGCACCGGAAAAGATTCCCAACGCGGGGAAGAAGGCGAAGGACCTCAACGAGGTCGTCCGCTACACCCTGTGGTCCGTCTTCAAGCTGCGCGACCTGCTGCCCGAGGACCGCGCCGGTTACGCCGACGAGGTGCAGGCGCTGTTCGACCAGCTCGCCGCGAAGGACATCACCGTCCGGGGCACATACGACCTGTCCGGGCTGCGTGCCGACGCCGACGTCATGATCTGGTGGCACGCGGAGACGGCGGACGAGCTCCAGGAGGCGTACAGCCTCTTCCGGCGCACCAAGCTCGGCCGCGCGCTGGAGCCGGTCTGGTCGAACATGGCCCTGCACCGCCCCGCCGAGTTCAACAAGTCGCACATCCCGGCCTTCCTGGCCGACGAGGCGCCGCGCGACTACATCAGCGTCTACCCCTTCGTGCGCTCCTACGACTGGTACCTGCTGCCGGACGAGGACCGCCGCCGGATGCTCGCCGACCACGGCAAGATGGCCCGCGGCTTCCCCGATGTGCGTGCCAACACGGTCGCCTCGTTCTCGCTCGGCGACTACGAGTGGCTGCTGGCCTTCGAGGCGGACGAGCTGCACCGCATCGTCGACCTGATGCGTCATCTGCGTGCCTCCGAGGCGCGGATGCACGTCCGCGAAGAGGTGCCGTTCTACACCGGCCGCCGCAAGTCCGTGGCCGAGCTGGTGGCCGGGCTCGCCTGA
- a CDS encoding TetR/AcrR family transcriptional regulator: MTEPPVSRRERKKAATRQAIADAALQLFLERGYDHVGIRDIAETADVSTTTVFKHFTGKEALVFDQEESTDAHLIAAVRQRAAGQSVLDALRQHVLDTWLPIAAHPQRQEFNHLVDSTPALRAYAERMWARHTDTLSAAIADEFGVDHGNLACAALARFALEVPVLAQGQKDRRAAVEEVFDILTNGWQPPSRPTAPPSM; the protein is encoded by the coding sequence ATGACCGAGCCCCCTGTCAGCCGCCGCGAACGCAAGAAGGCAGCCACCCGGCAAGCGATCGCCGACGCCGCACTCCAGCTCTTCCTGGAGCGCGGCTACGACCACGTGGGCATCCGAGACATCGCCGAAACGGCAGACGTGTCGACCACCACGGTGTTCAAGCACTTCACCGGCAAAGAAGCCCTCGTCTTCGACCAGGAAGAGAGCACGGACGCACACCTGATCGCCGCAGTGCGGCAGCGAGCCGCCGGCCAAAGCGTCCTCGACGCCCTGCGCCAGCACGTGCTCGACACCTGGCTACCGATCGCAGCACACCCGCAGAGGCAGGAGTTCAACCACCTGGTCGACTCCACGCCGGCGCTGCGCGCGTACGCCGAACGCATGTGGGCCCGGCACACCGACACCCTCAGCGCAGCCATCGCCGATGAGTTCGGCGTGGACCACGGCAACCTCGCCTGTGCCGCTCTTGCTCGATTCGCCCTCGAGGTCCCAGTCCTTGCCCAAGGACAGAAAGACCGCCGAGCCGCCGTCGAGGAAGTCTTCGACATCCTCACCAACGGCTGGCAGCCCCCCAGCAGACCGACCGCACCCCCGAGCATGTAA